In Aequorivita sp. H23M31, a single window of DNA contains:
- the trxB gene encoding thioredoxin-disulfide reductase gives MSESIERIKCLIIGSGPAGYTAAIYAARADLKPVLYTGMEPGGQLTTTTEVDNFPGYPEGIDGPTMMVQLQQQAERFGTQVRIGMVTEVELSDKVGGIHKVTVDNTTKLEAETIIISTGATAKYLGLPSEQRLRGGGVSACAVCDGFFYKNQEVAIVGAGDTAAEEATYLANLCSKVTMLVRKDYMRASKAMQHRVNNTKNLEVHYNTEVDEVLGDQVVEGIRMVNNQTGEKKEIEVTGLFIAIGHKPNTEIFKGQLDMDETGYLITKGKSTKTNKPGVFASGDVQDSEYRQAVTAAGTGCMAALDAERYLATIETEEE, from the coding sequence ATGAGTGAATCAATCGAGAGAATAAAATGTTTGATTATCGGTTCGGGTCCTGCGGGCTATACAGCGGCTATTTACGCGGCACGTGCGGATCTGAAACCCGTTCTTTATACTGGAATGGAACCTGGCGGCCAACTGACAACAACTACGGAAGTTGACAACTTTCCGGGATATCCGGAGGGAATCGATGGACCAACGATGATGGTTCAACTTCAACAACAAGCGGAACGTTTTGGAACCCAAGTGCGAATCGGTATGGTTACCGAAGTGGAATTGAGCGATAAGGTTGGTGGAATCCATAAGGTAACGGTTGACAATACCACCAAACTAGAAGCCGAAACAATTATTATCTCAACAGGAGCTACAGCGAAATATTTAGGTTTGCCGAGTGAGCAAAGACTGCGTGGTGGCGGAGTTTCTGCTTGTGCCGTTTGCGACGGATTTTTCTACAAAAATCAGGAAGTAGCTATAGTAGGGGCAGGAGATACCGCAGCGGAAGAAGCGACCTATCTCGCAAATTTATGCAGCAAGGTAACTATGCTAGTGCGTAAGGACTATATGAGAGCCTCAAAAGCCATGCAGCACCGAGTTAACAATACCAAAAATTTGGAAGTCCATTACAACACCGAGGTGGATGAGGTTTTGGGAGATCAGGTTGTTGAAGGAATTAGGATGGTAAACAACCAAACTGGAGAAAAAAAGGAGATTGAAGTTACCGGACTCTTTATAGCGATTGGGCATAAACCGAACACCGAGATTTTTAAAGGTCAGTTGGATATGGATGAAACGGGTTATTTAATAACAAAAGGCAAATCCACAAAAACCAATAAACCTGGTGTATTTGCTAGCGGAGATGTTCAGGATAGTGAATATCGTCAGGCGGTAACCGCAGCTGGAACCGGATGTATGGCGGCTTTGGATGCCGAGCGTTATCTTGCCACCATCGAAACTGAAGAGGAATAA
- the mqo gene encoding malate dehydrogenase (quinone), producing MSKKKIKEHYDLICVGGGIMSATLALMLKLIDKNKKILILEKLDKVALESSAAWNNAGTGHSAFCEMNYTPEREDGSIDISKAVAVCTQFEKSRQFWSFLIENNYLDNPKKFIHPVPHHSWVTGKENIEFLKRRVAEMTKHPMFAGMKFSEDFSELAQWIPLMIEGRDRAEKAAATRMEFGTEVNFGTLTRTYYKVLEEQFETPVYTEHIVKDVDPGKNDEWLVKIKNRKTKEKFYCDSEHVFIGAGGGALPLLQKVEIDEKDGYGGFPVSGEWLICKNPEVIKEHHAKVYGKAEVGAPPMSMPHLDTRHIDGKQELLFGPFAGFSTKFLKEGSYLDLFKSIKFDNLPSMWGVFWHNIPLTKYLIEQVRMDHEDRMQELRKFVRNAKSEDWELKVAGQRVQIIKRDKKEGGILEFGTEVVHSKDGKITALLGASPGASVAVDIMIKVLQIAFPNEAHSKEWEEKLSEMVPFWNKELESNLAKFEELRSKCSQILEINAPYFSRTSMDETSTQSLLR from the coding sequence ATGAGCAAAAAGAAAATAAAAGAACATTATGATTTAATTTGTGTAGGAGGCGGTATAATGAGTGCCACTCTCGCATTGATGCTAAAACTTATTGATAAGAACAAGAAAATTTTAATTTTAGAAAAGCTGGATAAAGTTGCCTTGGAAAGTTCCGCGGCCTGGAACAATGCAGGAACCGGTCATTCAGCCTTTTGTGAAATGAATTATACTCCGGAAAGAGAAGATGGATCAATTGATATATCAAAAGCTGTTGCAGTTTGTACACAGTTTGAAAAATCCAGACAGTTTTGGTCTTTTTTGATAGAGAATAATTATTTGGATAATCCTAAAAAGTTTATCCATCCAGTCCCACACCATAGTTGGGTAACGGGAAAAGAAAACATTGAATTTCTGAAAAGGAGGGTGGCTGAAATGACCAAGCATCCCATGTTCGCGGGTATGAAATTTTCAGAAGATTTTTCCGAATTGGCTCAATGGATTCCCTTAATGATTGAAGGAAGAGACAGAGCGGAAAAAGCGGCTGCCACCAGAATGGAATTCGGAACAGAAGTCAACTTTGGAACACTGACAAGGACTTACTACAAAGTATTAGAGGAGCAATTTGAAACTCCCGTTTATACCGAACACATCGTAAAGGACGTAGATCCTGGCAAGAATGACGAATGGTTGGTTAAAATAAAAAATCGGAAAACTAAGGAAAAGTTCTATTGTGACTCCGAACACGTATTTATTGGTGCGGGTGGGGGAGCGCTGCCCTTGCTTCAAAAAGTAGAGATTGATGAAAAGGATGGTTATGGTGGATTTCCCGTCAGTGGCGAGTGGTTAATTTGCAAGAATCCTGAAGTTATTAAGGAGCATCACGCCAAGGTTTATGGAAAAGCGGAGGTTGGTGCTCCCCCAATGTCGATGCCCCATCTGGACACGCGCCATATCGATGGAAAACAAGAGCTTCTTTTTGGACCTTTCGCTGGGTTTAGTACCAAGTTCTTAAAAGAAGGATCCTATCTTGACCTATTTAAAAGCATCAAATTTGATAATCTTCCTTCCATGTGGGGTGTTTTCTGGCACAATATTCCGCTTACCAAGTATTTGATAGAACAGGTAAGAATGGACCATGAGGATAGAATGCAGGAACTCCGAAAGTTTGTAAGGAATGCCAAAAGTGAAGACTGGGAACTGAAAGTTGCGGGACAGCGTGTTCAGATTATCAAACGTGACAAAAAAGAGGGCGGCATCCTTGAATTCGGGACCGAGGTTGTCCACTCCAAGGATGGTAAAATCACTGCCCTTTTAGGCGCTTCCCCGGGAGCGTCGGTTGCTGTGGATATAATGATAAAAGTTCTGCAGATAGCCTTTCCTAACGAAGCACATTCAAAAGAATGGGAAGAAAAACTCTCGGAAATGGTTCCATTTTGGAATAAGGAATTGGAAAGCAACCTTGCGAAATTTGAAGAACTTAGATCTAAATGCTCCCAAATTCTGGAAATCAATGCACCATACTTCTCTCGCACTTCGATGGATGAAACATCAACTCAAAGTTTACTTCGTTAA